The genomic DNA ATTATTTTTAAATAATTTTTGGTTATATTCTTTTTTTATATTCAAAATATGATACAATAGAGAGTGTTACAATACAACTGAATTTTTATTCAGGACAATCAAACAAAATTATTTGGAGGTAAAAAATGACATTTTTTACAGGGTTGAAGAAATTGATTATTGGAACGGCAGTCGGATTATGTTTAGTAGGGTGTGGAAAAGAAGAAACAAAACCAGTAAAAGAATTGAAGACTACAATGACTATGGATATTGACAGTCTAAATCCATATAAAATTGTGTCAAGTGGTAGCGAAGAAATAATGTTTAATGTGTATGAAGGACTTTTAATGCCCGGAGTAGATGGCAGTTTACAGCCTGCAATTGCAGAAAGTTGGACTGTATCAGATGATGGGAAGGTATATAGATTTAAGATAAGAAAAGGTGTAAAATTTCATGATGGTACAACTCTTACACCACAAGATGTTGTATTCTCATTAAATAGAATGGCTGGAAAAGATGGATTTCCACCAGCTAAAGCCTTATTAAATGAAATGGAAAGTGCAAAAGTTGTTGGAGATGATATAGTTGAAATAACACTTCCAAATCCTAATTCAGCTTTTATATATGCACTAACTATGGGAATAGTGCCAGAAGCAAATAAAGATAACTTAGAAAAAAATCCAATAGGAACAGGACCATTTAAGGTAAAAGATTATTCGAGAGAACAAGAAATTGTCTTAGAAAAATTTGATGATTATTGGGGAAATAAAGCAAAGTTAGATAAAGTAACAGTGTATGTTACACCAAATACAGAGACAGCATTTTTAAAACTTTTATCTGGTGAAATAGATATGCTATCAAGAGTAGATGCCAACAGATTAAAAGAATTACAAAATTTTAATAATATGTCTGGACCGCAAAATACAGTGCAAATATTTGCTTTAAATAATGCAGTAGAACCATTTAATGACATAAGAGTTAGAAAAGCAATAAATTATGCTATTGATAAAGATGAGATTATCAAAGGTGTAATGGGTGGAAATGGAATTAAACTTGAGACAAATATGAGTCCAGTTATGAAAAAATATGCAATAGAAAATGTTGGTGAAAAAAGAGATATAGAAAAAGCAAAACAACTTTTAAAAGAATCAGGACATGAAAATTTTTCATTTACTATAAAGGTACCAAGTAACTATTCTTTACATGTAAATACAGCACAAATAATAGCTGAGCAATTAAAAGAAGTTGGAATAGATGCTAAAATAGAGACAATCGAATGGACAACATGGCTTTCAGATGTATATACTGGAAGAAAATATGAAGCATCAATAATCGGTCTTTCAGGAAAATTAGATCCATATGCAGTATTAAGAAGATATACAACACCATATAAAAATAACTTCTTCAATTTTAGCAATCCTGAATATGATAAATTGATAGAGGAATCAAAATACTCAAGTGATGATGCACAAATAACAAAAAATTATAAAAGAGCACAAGAGATTTTAAGAGATGAACAAGCTGCAATATACATTATGGATCCTGAACTTATTACATCTCTTGATAAAAGAATAAAAGGGTTTGAATATTATCCAACACCTTTTATAAACTTTGCAAATATGAGTTTTGGAGATTAGTATGTATTATATAAAAAAACTATTTAAAATGATATTCTCGATATTTTTAATTGGAACAATATCATTTTTATTGTTGGAGTTGATACCTGGTGATCCAGCTATGGCAATTTTAGGAGTAGAAAGTACTCCAGAAGATATTGCTATGATGAGGGAAACATTAGGTTTAAATAAAGGAGTTCTAGAACGTTA from Fusobacterium hominis includes the following:
- a CDS encoding ABC transporter substrate-binding protein, which encodes MTFFTGLKKLIIGTAVGLCLVGCGKEETKPVKELKTTMTMDIDSLNPYKIVSSGSEEIMFNVYEGLLMPGVDGSLQPAIAESWTVSDDGKVYRFKIRKGVKFHDGTTLTPQDVVFSLNRMAGKDGFPPAKALLNEMESAKVVGDDIVEITLPNPNSAFIYALTMGIVPEANKDNLEKNPIGTGPFKVKDYSREQEIVLEKFDDYWGNKAKLDKVTVYVTPNTETAFLKLLSGEIDMLSRVDANRLKELQNFNNMSGPQNTVQIFALNNAVEPFNDIRVRKAINYAIDKDEIIKGVMGGNGIKLETNMSPVMKKYAIENVGEKRDIEKAKQLLKESGHENFSFTIKVPSNYSLHVNTAQIIAEQLKEVGIDAKIETIEWTTWLSDVYTGRKYEASIIGLSGKLDPYAVLRRYTTPYKNNFFNFSNPEYDKLIEESKYSSDDAQITKNYKRAQEILRDEQAAIYIMDPELITSLDKRIKGFEYYPTPFINFANMSFGD